From Toxorhynchites rutilus septentrionalis strain SRP chromosome 2, ASM2978413v1, whole genome shotgun sequence, a single genomic window includes:
- the LOC129765917 gene encoding uncharacterized protein LOC129765917 produces the protein MRAKNKSLTTMEMEDSKKTTRRQQEDNKKTTRRQQEENEKTTSKQQENNKRITRRQQEGNKKTTRRQQEDNKKTTRRQQEDNKKTTRRQQEDNKKTTRRQQEDNKKTTRRQQEDNKKTTRRQQEDNKKTTRRQQEDNKKTTRRQQEDNKKTTRRQQEDNKMTTRRQQEDNKKTTRRQQENNKKTTRRQQEDNKKTTRRQQEDNKKTTSRQQEGIKKAARRQQKESKKTKRG, from the exons ATGCGAGCGAAGAACAAATCACTGACGACGATGGAGATGGAG GACAGCAAGAAGACAACAAGAAGACAACAAGAAGACAACAAGAAGACAACGAGAAGACAACAAGAAGAAAACGAGAAGACAACAAGTAAACAGCAAGAAAACAACAAGAGGATAACAAGAAGACAACAAGAAGGCAACAAGAAGACAACAAGAAGACAACAAGAAGACAACAAGAAGACAACAAGAAGACAACAAGAAGACAACAAGAAGACAACAAGAAGACAACAAGAAGACAACAAGAAGACAACAAGAAGACAACAAGAAGACAACAAGAAGACAACAAGAAGACAACAAGAAGACAACAAGAAGACAACAAGAAGACAACAAGAAGACAACAAGAAGACAACAAGAAGACAACAAGAAGACAACAAGAAGACAACAAGAAGACAACAAGAAGACAACAAGAAGACAACAAGAAGACAACAAGAAGACAACAAGATGACTACAAGAAGACAACAAGAAGACAACAAGAAGACAACAAGAAGACAACAAGAAAACAACAAGAAGACAACAAGAAGACAACAAGAAGACAACAAGAAGACAACAAGAAGACAACAAGAAGACAACAAGAAGACAACAAGTAGGCAGCAAGAAGGCATCAAGAAAGCAGCACGAAGACAACAGAAAGAAAGCAAGAAAACAAAAAGAGGATAA